The following are from one region of the Equus przewalskii isolate Varuska chromosome 21, EquPr2, whole genome shotgun sequence genome:
- the ASXL1 gene encoding polycomb group protein ASXL1 isoform X3 has translation MGPAPKTQLLKVLENYSDAPMTPKQILQVIEAEGLKEMSGTSPLACLNAMLHSNSRGGEGLFYKLPGRISLFTLKKDALQWSRNPAAAEGEEPEDTADVESCGSNEASTVSGENDVSLDETSSNASCSTESQSRPLSNPRDSYRASSQTNKQKKKTGVMLPRVVLTPLKVNGAHVESASGQMKRNRGEEIDFETPGSILVNTNLRALINSRTFHALPSHFQQQLLFLLPEVDRQVGTDGLLRLSSSALNNEFFTHAAQSWRERLADGEFTHEMQVRIRQEMEKEKKVEQWKEKFFEDYYGQKLGLTKEESLQQNVGQEEAEIKSDLHVPGESARAQRGPATRQRDGHFKKRSRPDLRTRARRNLYKKQEPEQAGIAKDTQSVAPDTPLFKDGEAKTDSAGVGSPHRPGTSTASNPESPEFPAEPVASRIQTNPDDLARASASLDRIPSLPQETVDQEPKDQKRKSFEQAASASFPEKKPRLEDRQSFRNTIESVHTEKPQPTKEEPKVPPIRIQLSRIKPPWVVKGQPTYQICPRIVPITESSCRGWTGARTLADIKARALQVRGARGHHCHREEAATAIGGGGGPGGGGGGATDEGGGRGSSSGDGGEACGHPKSRGAPSTPGECASDLQRAQLLPPCPLNGEHTQAGTAVSRARREDLASLKKEESCTLQRVPDVLTSVLEDASQLPVAPTGDQPCQALPPLSSKTPAPERLVEQPALPLDVRTECESGTTSWKRNNEERGPTVPPENGPIQSLARDVVLEEGTGQVLDSNPTMKDPVNMTPSSTPESSLAGCLQDRQFDDELGLGDSCLPVRESATRQENLKSEAPASDGAAPWRPSLSNDEAAGQPGLSSRGNIPAVEPHAGEEWGNAAPLLPASPEELTAEGGLHLPADFPSLWTVLSRGRIDSTGSVCKQVEVEKLKINGDSEALSPHSESTDTASDFEGLLSEDSSEADASEATVMKRSLVVDKDEKHGWDCSASLSKVDGDPNLVTRTEGMVASQSWVSRVCAVPPKIPDSLLLASTEYQPRPVSLGRPESSVEVTNPLVMKLLQGSLPLEKVLPPALGGSRPEPPRLPLTKEQSYSGSLGMGPLQDPGKSSCMVGRSSPSSLRALKEPLLPESREASTGLARLEPAQAPGAPQKISKTVPSLDSLCPVTNPTAASGRVEVESKERFSPCSFEDQKEAGDLPQCGNSSTAPGKSPGNLTTSGAPFSSPNVISLGPDQTGRALGDQNSAGGQGKKLFGSGNGAAVPQCPRPVEPTALPTDAPPGFPSRKLGPSKNSVSGGVQTAREDWVPKPPPASVGSVKSEKTFGGSPLKANAENRNAAGPGTRELVDHLQGMPFVLDLPFWKLPREPGKGLSQPLEPSSIPSQLNIKQAFYGKLSKLQLSSTSFNYPFSSPAFPRGLAGSVVQLSHKANFGASHSASLSLQMFTDSSTVESISLQCACSLKAMIMCQGCGAFCHDDCIGPSKLCVLCLVVR, from the exons AAGGATGCCCTGCAGTGGTCTCGTAATCCGGCTGCAGCGGAGGGGGAGGAGCCCGAGGACACAGCTGATGTGGAGAGCTGTGGGTCTAATGAAGCCAGCACTGTGAGTGGTGAAAATGACG TTTCTCTTGATGAAACATCTTCAAATGCATCCTGTTCTACAGAATCTCAGAGTCGGCCTCTTTCCAATCCCAGGGACAGCTACAGAGCTTCCTCACAG ActaacaagcaaaagaaaaagaccGGGGTGATGCTGCCTCGAGTTGTGCTGACTCCTCTGAAGGTAAACGGGGCCCACGTGGAATCTGCATCAG GTCAAATGAAGCGCAACAGAGGGGAAGAGATAGATTTTGAGACGCCTGGGTCCATTCTCGTCAACACCAACCTCCGGGCTCTGATAAACTCTCGGACCTTCCACGCCCTGCCGTCCCACttccagcagcagctcctcttcctcctgcctgaagTGGACAGACAG GTTGGGACAGATGGCCTTTTGCGTCTCAGCAGCAGTGCACTGAATAACGAGTTTTTCACCCATGCGGCTCAGAGCTGGCGGGAACGCCTGGCTGATG gCGAATTCACTCATGAGATGCAAGTCAGGATACGAcaggaaatggagaaggaaaagaaggtggaacaatggaaagaaaagttCTTTGAAGACTACTATGGACAGAA ATTGGGTTTGACCAAAGAAGAGTCGTTGCAGCAGAATGTGGGCCAGGAGGAGGCTGAAATCAAGAGTGACTTGCATGTCCCAGGAGAATCAGCACGGGCACAGCGTGGTCCAGCCACTCGGCAGCGAGATGGGCATTTCAAGAAACGCTCTCGGCCAGATCTCCGAACCAGAGCCAGAAGGAATCTGTACAAAAAACAGGAGCCAGAACAAGCAGGGATTGCTAAAGACACACAGTCTGTGGCACCAGACACGCCCCTCTTCAAGGACGGGGAGGCGAAGACCGACTCAGCAGGGGTGGGCAGTCCCCACAGGCCAGGCACATCTACAGCATCAAACCCAGAGAGTCCCGAATTCCCAGCGGAACCTGTGGCTTCCCGGATCCAGACCAATCCAGATGACCTGGCACGTGCCTCTGCATCTCTAGACAGAATTCCCAGCTTGCCTCAGGAGACTGTGGACCAGGAACCCAAGGATCAGAAGAGGAAATCCTTTGAGCAGGCAGCCTCTGCATCCTTTCCCGAAAAGAAGCCCCGGCTTGAAGATCGTCAGTCCTTTCGTAACACAATTGAAAGTGTTCACACCGAAAAGCCACAGCCCACCAAAGAGGAGCCCAAAGTCCCGCCCATCCGG ATTCAACTTTCACGTATCAAACCACCCTGGGTGGTTAAAGGTCAGCCCACTTACCAGATATGCCCCCGCATCGTCCCCATCACGGAGTCCTCCTGCCGGGGCTGGACTGGCGCCAGGACCCTCGCAGACATTAAAGCCCGTGCTCTGCAGGTCCGAGGGGCGAGAGGCCACCACTGCCATCGAGAGGAGGCTGCCACTGCCATCGGAGGGGGGGGTGGCCCGGGTGGAGGTGGCGGCGGGGCCACCGATGagggaggtggcagaggcagcagcagtggtgatggtggtgaggCCTGTGGCCACCCTAAGTCCAGAGGAGCCCCAAGCACTCCTGGAGAGTGTGCGTCAGATCTACAGCGAGCACAACTACTGCCGCCTTGTCCTCTGAACGGGGAGCATACCCAGGCTGGAACTGCCGTATCCAGAGCCAGGAGAGAGGACCTGGCTTCTCTCAAAAAGGAGGAGAGCTGCACACTACAGAGGGTTCCAGATGTCCTCACAAGTGTGCTGGAAGATGCCTCCCAGCTCCCCGTTGCTCCCACTGGGGACCAGCCATGCCAGGCTTTACCCCCACTATCCTCCAAAACTCCAGCACCTGAGAGATTAGTTGAGCAACCTGCGTTGCCTCTGGATGTTAGAACTGAATGTGAGTCTGGTACCACGTCCTGGAAAAGGAATAATGAGGAGCGAGGACCCACTGTTCCCCCAGAGAATGGTCCTATTCAGTCTCTAGCGAGGGATGTTGTATtagaagaaggaactggccaggTTTTAGACAGTAATCCCACCATGAAGGATCCTGTGAATATGACCCCCAGTTCCACCCCTGAATCGTCATTGGCTGGTTGCCTGCAGGACAGACAATTTGATGACGAATTAGGACTTGGTGACTCATGCCTACCCGTGAGGGAAAGTGCTACTAGACAAGAAAACTTGAAAAGCGAGGCTCCTGCCTCCGATGGTGCTGCCCCTTGGAGGCCTAGCCTGTCAAACGACGAGGCGGCGGGACAGCCTGGACTCAGCTCCAGAGGAAACATCCCAGCTGTTGAGCCCCACGCGGGAGAAGAGTGGGGGAATGctgctcccctccttcctgcgTCGCCTGAGGAGTTGACAGCTGAGGGGGGTCTACATCTCCCTGCTGACTTTCCTTCACTCTGGACGGTGCTGTCTCGAGGGCGCATCGACAGCACTGGCAGTGTCTGCAAACAGGTGGAAGTTGAAAAGCTGAAAATCAATGGAGACTCTGAAGCACTGAGTCCTCACAGCGAGTCCACAGACACAGCCTCTGACTTTGAAGGCCTTCTCTCTGAGGACAGCAGTGAGGCTGACGCTAGTGAAGCCACAGTGATGAAGAGATCCTTGGTGGTGGACAAGGATGAGAAACATGGTTGGGACTGCTCTGCCTCACTCTCCAAGGTGGATGGTGACCCGAATCTGGTTACAAGGACAGAAGGGATGGTTGCTTCTCAGAGTTGGGTGTCTCGCGTCTGTGCAGTCCCCCCAAAGATCCCAGACTCCCTGCTGCTAGCCAGTACCGAGTACCAGCCACGGCCTGTGTCACTGGGCAGGCCTGAGTCCTCAGTTGAGGTCACCAACCCACTCGTGATGAAGTTGCTGCAGGGCAGCTTGCCCCTAGAAAAGGTTCTTCCTCCAGCCCTCGGTGGCAGCAGACCCGAACCCCCACGACTCCCACTTACGAAAGAGCAGAGCTACAGTGGCTCCTTGGGGATGGGACCTTTGCAAGATCCTGGGAAAAGCAGTTGCATGGTTGGCAGGAGCAGCCCCAGTTCTTTAAGAGCTTTGAAGGAGCCGCTCCTGCCTGAGAGCCGTGAAGCAAGCACTGGTCTTGCCAGGCTGGAGCCCGCGCAGGCTCCTGGAGCACCCCAAAAGATTTCCAAGACAGTCCCAAGTTTAGACTCTCTGTGTCCAGTGACAAATCCAACAGCTGCCTCTGGGAGAGTGGAAGTAGAGTCCAAAGAGCGGTTCTCTCCCTGTAGTTTCGAAGATCAGAAGGAAGCCGGTGACCTGCCCCAGTGCGGTAATTCAAGTACCGCCCCAGGCAAAAGTCCAGGAAATCTCACTACCTCGGGAGCCCCTTTCTCATCTCCAAATGTGATCTCCTTGGGTCCGGACCAGACAGGCCGGGCCCTGGGTGATCAGAACAGTGCTGGAGGCCAAGGGAAGAAGCTCTTCGGCTCTGGGAATGGGGCTGCAGTGCCTCAGTGCCCCAGGCCTGTGGAACCAACGGCACTGCCAACCGATGCCCCTCCCGGTTTTCCTAGTAGGAAGTTGGGGCCAAGCAAAAACTCCGTGTCTGGTGGGGTACAGACGGCCAGGGAAGACTGGGTTCCGAAGCCACCGCCGGCCTCTGTTGGCAGTGTCAAGAGCGAGAAGACTTTTGGGGGGAGCCCTCTCAAGGCGAATGCAGAGAACAGAAATGCAGCTGGGCCTGGTACTCGAGAGCTGGTGGATCACTTGCAAGGGATGCCCTTTGTCCTTGACCTGCCCTTCTGGAAATTACCCCGAGAGCCTGGGAAAGGGCTCAGTCAGCCTCTGGAGCCTTCTTCCATCCCCTCCCAACTCAACATCAAACAGGCATTTTATGGAAAGCTTTCCAAACTCCAGCTAAGCTCCACCAGCTTTAATTATCCCTTCAGCTCCCCCGCCTTTCCCAGAGGCCTTGCTGGAAGTGTGGTGCAGCTGAGCCACAAAGCAAACTTTGGTGCGAGCCACAGTGCATCACTCTCCTTACAAATGTTCACCGACAGCAGCACGGTGGAAAGCATCTCGCTCCAGTGTGCGTGCAGCCTGAAAGCCATGATCATGTGCCAGGGCTGTGGTGCATTCTGTCACGATGACTGTATTGGACCCTCAAAGCTCTGTGTATTGTGCCTTGTGGTGAGATAA
- the ASXL1 gene encoding polycomb group protein ASXL1 isoform X1, with product MGPAPKTQLLKVLENYSDAPMTPKQILQVIEAEGLKEMSGTSPLACLNAMLHSNSRGGEGLFYKLPGRISLFTLKKDALQWSRNPAAAEGEEPEDTADVESCGSNEASTVSGENDVSLDETSSNASCSTESQSRPLSNPRDSYRASSQTNKQKKKTGVMLPRVVLTPLKVNGAHVESASGFSGRHADGESGSLSSSSSGSLALGSAAIRGQAEVARDPAPLLRGFRKPATGQMKRNRGEEIDFETPGSILVNTNLRALINSRTFHALPSHFQQQLLFLLPEVDRQVGTDGLLRLSSSALNNEFFTHAAQSWRERLADGEFTHEMQVRIRQEMEKEKKVEQWKEKFFEDYYGQKLGLTKEESLQQNVGQEEAEIKSDLHVPGESARAQRGPATRQRDGHFKKRSRPDLRTRARRNLYKKQEPEQAGIAKDTQSVAPDTPLFKDGEAKTDSAGVGSPHRPGTSTASNPESPEFPAEPVASRIQTNPDDLARASASLDRIPSLPQETVDQEPKDQKRKSFEQAASASFPEKKPRLEDRQSFRNTIESVHTEKPQPTKEEPKVPPIRIQLSRIKPPWVVKGQPTYQICPRIVPITESSCRGWTGARTLADIKARALQVRGARGHHCHREEAATAIGGGGGPGGGGGGATDEGGGRGSSSGDGGEACGHPKSRGAPSTPGECASDLQRAQLLPPCPLNGEHTQAGTAVSRARREDLASLKKEESCTLQRVPDVLTSVLEDASQLPVAPTGDQPCQALPPLSSKTPAPERLVEQPALPLDVRTECESGTTSWKRNNEERGPTVPPENGPIQSLARDVVLEEGTGQVLDSNPTMKDPVNMTPSSTPESSLAGCLQDRQFDDELGLGDSCLPVRESATRQENLKSEAPASDGAAPWRPSLSNDEAAGQPGLSSRGNIPAVEPHAGEEWGNAAPLLPASPEELTAEGGLHLPADFPSLWTVLSRGRIDSTGSVCKQVEVEKLKINGDSEALSPHSESTDTASDFEGLLSEDSSEADASEATVMKRSLVVDKDEKHGWDCSASLSKVDGDPNLVTRTEGMVASQSWVSRVCAVPPKIPDSLLLASTEYQPRPVSLGRPESSVEVTNPLVMKLLQGSLPLEKVLPPALGGSRPEPPRLPLTKEQSYSGSLGMGPLQDPGKSSCMVGRSSPSSLRALKEPLLPESREASTGLARLEPAQAPGAPQKISKTVPSLDSLCPVTNPTAASGRVEVESKERFSPCSFEDQKEAGDLPQCGNSSTAPGKSPGNLTTSGAPFSSPNVISLGPDQTGRALGDQNSAGGQGKKLFGSGNGAAVPQCPRPVEPTALPTDAPPGFPSRKLGPSKNSVSGGVQTAREDWVPKPPPASVGSVKSEKTFGGSPLKANAENRNAAGPGTRELVDHLQGMPFVLDLPFWKLPREPGKGLSQPLEPSSIPSQLNIKQAFYGKLSKLQLSSTSFNYPFSSPAFPRGLAGSVVQLSHKANFGASHSASLSLQMFTDSSTVESISLQCACSLKAMIMCQGCGAFCHDDCIGPSKLCVLCLVVR from the exons AAGGATGCCCTGCAGTGGTCTCGTAATCCGGCTGCAGCGGAGGGGGAGGAGCCCGAGGACACAGCTGATGTGGAGAGCTGTGGGTCTAATGAAGCCAGCACTGTGAGTGGTGAAAATGACG TTTCTCTTGATGAAACATCTTCAAATGCATCCTGTTCTACAGAATCTCAGAGTCGGCCTCTTTCCAATCCCAGGGACAGCTACAGAGCTTCCTCACAG ActaacaagcaaaagaaaaagaccGGGGTGATGCTGCCTCGAGTTGTGCTGACTCCTCTGAAGGTAAACGGGGCCCACGTGGAATCTGCATCAG GGTTCTCGGGCCGCCACGCCGATGGCGAGAGCGGCAGCCtgtccagcagcagcagcggctctctGGCCCTGGGCAGCGCTGCTATTCGTGGCCAGGCCGAGGTCGCCCGGGACCCTGCCCCGCTCCTGAGAGGCTTCCGGAAGCCGGCCACAG GTCAAATGAAGCGCAACAGAGGGGAAGAGATAGATTTTGAGACGCCTGGGTCCATTCTCGTCAACACCAACCTCCGGGCTCTGATAAACTCTCGGACCTTCCACGCCCTGCCGTCCCACttccagcagcagctcctcttcctcctgcctgaagTGGACAGACAG GTTGGGACAGATGGCCTTTTGCGTCTCAGCAGCAGTGCACTGAATAACGAGTTTTTCACCCATGCGGCTCAGAGCTGGCGGGAACGCCTGGCTGATG gCGAATTCACTCATGAGATGCAAGTCAGGATACGAcaggaaatggagaaggaaaagaaggtggaacaatggaaagaaaagttCTTTGAAGACTACTATGGACAGAA ATTGGGTTTGACCAAAGAAGAGTCGTTGCAGCAGAATGTGGGCCAGGAGGAGGCTGAAATCAAGAGTGACTTGCATGTCCCAGGAGAATCAGCACGGGCACAGCGTGGTCCAGCCACTCGGCAGCGAGATGGGCATTTCAAGAAACGCTCTCGGCCAGATCTCCGAACCAGAGCCAGAAGGAATCTGTACAAAAAACAGGAGCCAGAACAAGCAGGGATTGCTAAAGACACACAGTCTGTGGCACCAGACACGCCCCTCTTCAAGGACGGGGAGGCGAAGACCGACTCAGCAGGGGTGGGCAGTCCCCACAGGCCAGGCACATCTACAGCATCAAACCCAGAGAGTCCCGAATTCCCAGCGGAACCTGTGGCTTCCCGGATCCAGACCAATCCAGATGACCTGGCACGTGCCTCTGCATCTCTAGACAGAATTCCCAGCTTGCCTCAGGAGACTGTGGACCAGGAACCCAAGGATCAGAAGAGGAAATCCTTTGAGCAGGCAGCCTCTGCATCCTTTCCCGAAAAGAAGCCCCGGCTTGAAGATCGTCAGTCCTTTCGTAACACAATTGAAAGTGTTCACACCGAAAAGCCACAGCCCACCAAAGAGGAGCCCAAAGTCCCGCCCATCCGG ATTCAACTTTCACGTATCAAACCACCCTGGGTGGTTAAAGGTCAGCCCACTTACCAGATATGCCCCCGCATCGTCCCCATCACGGAGTCCTCCTGCCGGGGCTGGACTGGCGCCAGGACCCTCGCAGACATTAAAGCCCGTGCTCTGCAGGTCCGAGGGGCGAGAGGCCACCACTGCCATCGAGAGGAGGCTGCCACTGCCATCGGAGGGGGGGGTGGCCCGGGTGGAGGTGGCGGCGGGGCCACCGATGagggaggtggcagaggcagcagcagtggtgatggtggtgaggCCTGTGGCCACCCTAAGTCCAGAGGAGCCCCAAGCACTCCTGGAGAGTGTGCGTCAGATCTACAGCGAGCACAACTACTGCCGCCTTGTCCTCTGAACGGGGAGCATACCCAGGCTGGAACTGCCGTATCCAGAGCCAGGAGAGAGGACCTGGCTTCTCTCAAAAAGGAGGAGAGCTGCACACTACAGAGGGTTCCAGATGTCCTCACAAGTGTGCTGGAAGATGCCTCCCAGCTCCCCGTTGCTCCCACTGGGGACCAGCCATGCCAGGCTTTACCCCCACTATCCTCCAAAACTCCAGCACCTGAGAGATTAGTTGAGCAACCTGCGTTGCCTCTGGATGTTAGAACTGAATGTGAGTCTGGTACCACGTCCTGGAAAAGGAATAATGAGGAGCGAGGACCCACTGTTCCCCCAGAGAATGGTCCTATTCAGTCTCTAGCGAGGGATGTTGTATtagaagaaggaactggccaggTTTTAGACAGTAATCCCACCATGAAGGATCCTGTGAATATGACCCCCAGTTCCACCCCTGAATCGTCATTGGCTGGTTGCCTGCAGGACAGACAATTTGATGACGAATTAGGACTTGGTGACTCATGCCTACCCGTGAGGGAAAGTGCTACTAGACAAGAAAACTTGAAAAGCGAGGCTCCTGCCTCCGATGGTGCTGCCCCTTGGAGGCCTAGCCTGTCAAACGACGAGGCGGCGGGACAGCCTGGACTCAGCTCCAGAGGAAACATCCCAGCTGTTGAGCCCCACGCGGGAGAAGAGTGGGGGAATGctgctcccctccttcctgcgTCGCCTGAGGAGTTGACAGCTGAGGGGGGTCTACATCTCCCTGCTGACTTTCCTTCACTCTGGACGGTGCTGTCTCGAGGGCGCATCGACAGCACTGGCAGTGTCTGCAAACAGGTGGAAGTTGAAAAGCTGAAAATCAATGGAGACTCTGAAGCACTGAGTCCTCACAGCGAGTCCACAGACACAGCCTCTGACTTTGAAGGCCTTCTCTCTGAGGACAGCAGTGAGGCTGACGCTAGTGAAGCCACAGTGATGAAGAGATCCTTGGTGGTGGACAAGGATGAGAAACATGGTTGGGACTGCTCTGCCTCACTCTCCAAGGTGGATGGTGACCCGAATCTGGTTACAAGGACAGAAGGGATGGTTGCTTCTCAGAGTTGGGTGTCTCGCGTCTGTGCAGTCCCCCCAAAGATCCCAGACTCCCTGCTGCTAGCCAGTACCGAGTACCAGCCACGGCCTGTGTCACTGGGCAGGCCTGAGTCCTCAGTTGAGGTCACCAACCCACTCGTGATGAAGTTGCTGCAGGGCAGCTTGCCCCTAGAAAAGGTTCTTCCTCCAGCCCTCGGTGGCAGCAGACCCGAACCCCCACGACTCCCACTTACGAAAGAGCAGAGCTACAGTGGCTCCTTGGGGATGGGACCTTTGCAAGATCCTGGGAAAAGCAGTTGCATGGTTGGCAGGAGCAGCCCCAGTTCTTTAAGAGCTTTGAAGGAGCCGCTCCTGCCTGAGAGCCGTGAAGCAAGCACTGGTCTTGCCAGGCTGGAGCCCGCGCAGGCTCCTGGAGCACCCCAAAAGATTTCCAAGACAGTCCCAAGTTTAGACTCTCTGTGTCCAGTGACAAATCCAACAGCTGCCTCTGGGAGAGTGGAAGTAGAGTCCAAAGAGCGGTTCTCTCCCTGTAGTTTCGAAGATCAGAAGGAAGCCGGTGACCTGCCCCAGTGCGGTAATTCAAGTACCGCCCCAGGCAAAAGTCCAGGAAATCTCACTACCTCGGGAGCCCCTTTCTCATCTCCAAATGTGATCTCCTTGGGTCCGGACCAGACAGGCCGGGCCCTGGGTGATCAGAACAGTGCTGGAGGCCAAGGGAAGAAGCTCTTCGGCTCTGGGAATGGGGCTGCAGTGCCTCAGTGCCCCAGGCCTGTGGAACCAACGGCACTGCCAACCGATGCCCCTCCCGGTTTTCCTAGTAGGAAGTTGGGGCCAAGCAAAAACTCCGTGTCTGGTGGGGTACAGACGGCCAGGGAAGACTGGGTTCCGAAGCCACCGCCGGCCTCTGTTGGCAGTGTCAAGAGCGAGAAGACTTTTGGGGGGAGCCCTCTCAAGGCGAATGCAGAGAACAGAAATGCAGCTGGGCCTGGTACTCGAGAGCTGGTGGATCACTTGCAAGGGATGCCCTTTGTCCTTGACCTGCCCTTCTGGAAATTACCCCGAGAGCCTGGGAAAGGGCTCAGTCAGCCTCTGGAGCCTTCTTCCATCCCCTCCCAACTCAACATCAAACAGGCATTTTATGGAAAGCTTTCCAAACTCCAGCTAAGCTCCACCAGCTTTAATTATCCCTTCAGCTCCCCCGCCTTTCCCAGAGGCCTTGCTGGAAGTGTGGTGCAGCTGAGCCACAAAGCAAACTTTGGTGCGAGCCACAGTGCATCACTCTCCTTACAAATGTTCACCGACAGCAGCACGGTGGAAAGCATCTCGCTCCAGTGTGCGTGCAGCCTGAAAGCCATGATCATGTGCCAGGGCTGTGGTGCATTCTGTCACGATGACTGTATTGGACCCTCAAAGCTCTGTGTATTGTGCCTTGTGGTGAGATAA